From Shewanella yunxiaonensis, the proteins below share one genomic window:
- a CDS encoding methyl-accepting chemotaxis protein translates to MAQQHNETEQIASAMNEMTATAKDVAANAEQAAAATTNAEQITKAGNAEISGALVLVSELSNEANSSANAMSELATQTEGISKIMEVIKTVAQQTNLLALNAAIEAARAGEAGRGFAVVADEVRNLAQRTQQSTLEIEGLIQTLQQGSQAALVKMQRSQEIASQNAQNASGLGKLFANIADSVTIVQQMNQ, encoded by the coding sequence ATGGCACAGCAGCACAATGAAACCGAGCAGATTGCCTCAGCAATGAATGAAATGACGGCAACAGCCAAGGATGTGGCCGCCAATGCCGAACAAGCGGCTGCGGCCACAACCAATGCCGAGCAGATCACTAAAGCGGGTAATGCGGAGATCTCCGGAGCGTTAGTCTTGGTGAGCGAATTGAGTAATGAGGCCAATAGTTCTGCCAACGCCATGTCGGAGTTAGCCACCCAAACCGAAGGGATCAGTAAAATCATGGAAGTGATTAAAACCGTGGCTCAGCAGACTAATTTGTTAGCACTTAATGCTGCCATTGAAGCCGCGCGTGCCGGAGAAGCAGGACGTGGCTTTGCCGTAGTGGCTGATGAAGTTCGCAATCTGGCCCAGCGCACGCAGCAGTCCACGCTCGAAATTGAGGGTCTGATCCAGACGTTACAACAGGGTTCACAGGCAGCATTAGTAAAAATGCAGCGCAGTCAGGAGATTGCCAGCCAGAATGCTCAAAATGCCTCGGGTTTAGGCAAGCTGTTTGCCAATATTGCAGACTCAGTCACCATAGTGCAGCAAATGAATCAGTAA
- a CDS encoding glutathione peroxidase, whose translation MSIYDIQVKTITGEQQALADFHGKVLLIVNTASKCGLTPQYEHLEKLYKDKATEGLEILGFPCNQFLGQEPGDEAEIQQFCSLNYSVTFPMFAKIDVNGPARHPLYQALILSQPKAIATPDGKLKAKLIELGQAPKHPEDVLWNFEKFLVGKDGTVLARFAPDITVTTEVFQEALAKALA comes from the coding sequence ATGAGCATCTATGACATCCAGGTCAAAACTATTACCGGTGAGCAACAAGCACTGGCTGATTTTCACGGTAAAGTACTACTGATTGTCAACACTGCCTCCAAATGTGGTTTAACGCCTCAGTACGAACATCTGGAAAAACTCTACAAAGATAAAGCCACTGAAGGGTTGGAAATTCTTGGTTTTCCCTGCAATCAGTTTTTGGGACAGGAACCAGGTGATGAAGCAGAGATCCAACAATTTTGCAGTTTGAATTACAGCGTCACTTTCCCAATGTTTGCCAAGATTGATGTCAACGGACCAGCACGGCATCCATTATACCAAGCCTTGATTCTGTCACAGCCCAAGGCTATTGCAACGCCTGATGGCAAACTCAAAGCTAAGTTAATCGAACTTGGTCAGGCGCCGAAACATCCAGAAGATGTACTGTGGAACTTTGAGAAATTTTTGGTAGGAAAAGACGGTACGGTACTGGCCCGCTTTGCGCCGGATATCACCGTGACTACTGAGGTTTTCCAAGAAGCATTGGCAAAAGCGTTGGCATAA
- a CDS encoding CidA/LrgA family protein, whose product MPVNGLTWLVVLQLLGALLHQWLLPTLPGPIIGLLLLFIWLLLYGRLPPTLQAAASPLLQYLPMLLVVPCVGLMSNLDALWSQLPIIAVSLLGAMLITIPFSGWLMQRMIRRQQRLRGGKHD is encoded by the coding sequence TTGCCTGTTAACGGTTTAACTTGGCTGGTAGTTCTGCAATTACTCGGTGCTTTGCTGCATCAATGGCTATTGCCAACGCTCCCCGGTCCAATCATTGGCTTGTTGTTGCTATTCATCTGGTTGCTGCTTTATGGCCGGCTTCCCCCGACCTTGCAGGCCGCGGCATCTCCCTTGTTGCAGTACTTGCCGATGTTGCTGGTGGTTCCTTGCGTGGGACTCATGAGTAACCTGGATGCGCTTTGGTCACAACTGCCGATTATTGCCGTCTCACTGTTGGGGGCTATGTTGATCACCATTCCTTTCAGTGGCTGGCTGATGCAACGAATGATCCGGCGTCAACAAAGGCTGAGGGGAGGCAAGCATGATTGA
- a CDS encoding LrgB family protein, with translation MIDSLLASLQSLKATPEFAVGLTMVAFQIALWFYRKTKIAILQPVIVAVTIVITVLLILDVPYADYRVAAEPVAFLIGPATIALAVPLYSQLRRIRQLFGPILITLVCGGGLTVALSVLFCWLLGGSEVLQMSLAPRSVTMPIAILVSDSIGGNISLTAAFVMITGVFGAAMAPWLFKLFQVTEPAARGLSYGINAHAMGTVQALDEGEECGAFSALGMGLFGVLLAVVLPLLL, from the coding sequence ATGATTGACAGCTTGTTAGCCAGCCTGCAGTCATTGAAAGCAACACCAGAGTTTGCCGTAGGCCTGACCATGGTAGCGTTCCAAATAGCGTTGTGGTTTTATCGCAAAACTAAAATCGCTATTTTGCAGCCGGTCATTGTGGCGGTGACGATTGTGATCACGGTGCTGCTGATATTAGATGTGCCATATGCCGATTATCGTGTTGCAGCAGAGCCGGTGGCGTTTCTGATTGGCCCAGCAACCATTGCCTTGGCTGTACCACTTTATAGTCAATTGCGACGTATTCGCCAGTTATTTGGACCGATTCTGATCACTTTAGTCTGTGGCGGGGGGCTGACGGTTGCCTTAAGCGTACTGTTTTGTTGGTTGTTAGGTGGGTCCGAAGTACTGCAGATGAGTCTAGCGCCAAGGTCCGTTACTATGCCTATCGCGATACTGGTATCCGACAGTATTGGCGGCAATATTTCATTAACGGCGGCGTTTGTGATGATTACCGGCGTGTTTGGGGCGGCAATGGCACCGTGGTTATTTAAATTGTTTCAAGTGACAGAGCCCGCCGCGCGTGGCCTGAGTTATGGCATTAATGCGCATGCGATGGGCACAGTACAGGCCTTGGATGAGGGCGAAGAATGTGGTGCCTTTTCGGCCTTGGGAATGGGGCTGTTTGGTGTGCTACTGGCAGTAGTTTTGCCATTGCTGCTTTAG
- a CDS encoding methyl-accepting chemotaxis protein yields the protein MRLLHRLLDNIAVSKKLGLGFGLVLLLTFFVAWMGYSGVQMMIDRSDKVAIASSLTDTLYKAKIIRQDFLQTGNETDLQQFDSLVEKTRQTLTQEAKFYLDVADQKLISDALSALGHYENGFNQVKQLKTNKAELRKTWVATGNAVINNFSQLEQQLTQQASLTGNWQVVIGASQINQQVAMMRYYVRGYIFEPSQKNLDGAKQQISNIQQQGKALSVPTAQQTLLSNALTALDDYTAKLDQLVAVDKQIENVKSTLDQDATVLLSSVTGLVDSQSAKRLADGARAKMLVIAVTVLVLLLGIGCSLLISSQIVNPLHLTVTAARRIADGDLTHRIGSERKDELGTLLRAMGEMNDTLKDVLGQIDGSVVQLASSAEQLSAVSEQNSAGMQSQRSETDQVATAINEMTASVQEVAGNAEQAAQAAIEADTVTSTGNKKVAEAVRHIERLSAEIASTAEAMSELKAESDNIGSVLDVIKSVAEQTNLLALNAAIEAARAGEAGRGFAVVADEVRSLASRTQASTEEIEKLISNLQHGTQESVQKMDRSRELSDEAVGLSRDAGNMLNDIARAVAKIQDMNHQIAAAAEEQSAVAENINQSVVRVRDIAEQTAQASEETAQATEGVASLGMQLKSLLGHFKL from the coding sequence ATGAGATTACTGCACCGTTTATTAGATAACATTGCTGTATCGAAAAAATTAGGGCTGGGGTTTGGCCTGGTACTGTTATTGACATTTTTCGTCGCCTGGATGGGTTACAGTGGTGTCCAGATGATGATTGATCGTAGCGATAAAGTGGCAATTGCCTCATCACTGACTGATACCCTGTACAAGGCTAAAATTATCCGTCAGGACTTTCTACAAACTGGTAATGAAACGGATTTACAACAATTTGATTCTCTTGTCGAAAAGACACGACAAACACTGACTCAAGAAGCCAAGTTCTATCTGGATGTGGCGGATCAGAAACTCATTAGCGATGCACTATCCGCGTTAGGCCACTATGAAAATGGGTTTAATCAGGTTAAACAACTCAAAACTAATAAAGCCGAGTTGCGTAAAACCTGGGTAGCGACGGGTAATGCTGTTATCAATAATTTTTCGCAGTTGGAGCAGCAACTTACACAACAGGCATCGCTAACCGGTAATTGGCAAGTCGTCATCGGTGCGTCTCAGATAAACCAGCAAGTGGCTATGATGCGTTACTACGTGCGCGGTTATATTTTTGAACCCTCGCAGAAAAACCTTGATGGTGCAAAACAGCAGATCAGCAATATTCAGCAACAAGGTAAAGCGTTGTCGGTTCCCACTGCACAGCAAACTTTGCTGAGTAATGCACTGACTGCGCTTGATGACTATACCGCTAAACTTGACCAGCTAGTTGCCGTGGACAAGCAAATTGAGAATGTTAAATCTACCTTGGATCAAGATGCTACTGTATTGCTGTCCAGTGTGACCGGACTGGTTGATTCACAGTCAGCTAAACGCCTTGCTGATGGCGCTAGGGCAAAAATGCTGGTGATTGCTGTTACCGTACTGGTGTTGTTGCTGGGCATCGGCTGCTCATTGTTGATTTCAAGTCAAATCGTTAATCCGTTACACCTGACGGTGACGGCTGCCAGAAGGATTGCTGATGGCGATTTAACTCACCGTATCGGCAGTGAACGCAAGGATGAATTAGGAACCTTGCTGCGCGCCATGGGGGAAATGAATGACACCCTAAAAGATGTGTTGGGGCAGATTGACGGCAGTGTGGTGCAATTAGCCAGTTCGGCAGAACAGTTATCGGCGGTATCAGAACAGAACAGTGCCGGCATGCAAAGTCAGCGTAGCGAGACCGATCAGGTAGCGACAGCTATCAATGAAATGACTGCATCTGTGCAAGAGGTGGCCGGTAACGCCGAGCAGGCCGCACAGGCGGCAATCGAGGCCGATACTGTGACTTCAACCGGCAATAAAAAAGTGGCTGAGGCCGTGCGACATATCGAGCGGCTATCGGCTGAAATTGCGAGTACCGCTGAAGCGATGTCGGAGTTAAAGGCTGAGAGTGACAACATAGGTTCGGTGCTGGATGTGATTAAATCTGTGGCAGAACAGACGAATCTGCTGGCGCTGAACGCCGCGATTGAAGCGGCTCGTGCGGGTGAAGCCGGTCGTGGTTTCGCAGTGGTCGCCGATGAGGTGCGCAGTCTGGCTAGCCGTACCCAGGCATCCACCGAAGAGATTGAAAAACTGATATCTAACCTACAGCATGGCACACAGGAATCAGTGCAGAAGATGGATCGCAGCCGCGAACTCAGTGATGAGGCCGTTGGTTTGTCACGCGATGCGGGCAATATGTTGAATGATATCGCCCGGGCCGTTGCCAAAATTCAGGATATGAACCATCAGATTGCCGCCGCTGCGGAAGAGCAAAGTGCGGTTGCGGAAAATATCAATCAAAGTGTTGTCCGAGTTCGCGATATCGCAGAACAAACTGCACAAGCATCTGAAGAAACTGCTCAGGCAACTGAGGGCGTAGCATCTTTGGGGATGCAATTGAAATCGTTATTAGGTCACTTTAAGTTATAG
- a CDS encoding cobalamin-binding protein encodes MKSLLLLLMLGCCVLPVSAKDPVATRIVALSPHIVELLYAIGAGNAIVATTDFADYPDAAKSIPRIGGNYGIQLDKLLTLSPDLVVAWGDGNQPQDIARMRELGLNLYISQPRQLQDVTTELLQLGKLTGHDAEAKKAATAYQQQLQAIRQQNVDKTPVKVFYQLWSNPLMTVAKGSWMQQLLEVCHGENVFADAVTAYPQVSLEAVLLRQPQVIIRTAEAGNPQTVNWQQWPEIPAVKHKQIYTIDADLLQRPTPRLINGLEKLCSVLDKVR; translated from the coding sequence ATGAAATCTTTACTGCTGCTACTGATGTTGGGTTGTTGTGTGCTGCCGGTATCTGCTAAGGACCCTGTAGCTACGCGCATTGTGGCATTGTCGCCGCATATTGTGGAGCTGCTGTATGCCATTGGCGCCGGTAATGCGATAGTGGCAACCACGGATTTTGCCGATTATCCGGACGCGGCTAAGTCGATTCCGCGTATTGGCGGTAATTATGGTATTCAGCTTGATAAACTACTGACGCTTTCTCCAGACCTGGTCGTGGCCTGGGGCGATGGTAATCAGCCCCAGGATATTGCCAGAATGCGAGAATTGGGTCTGAATCTGTATATCAGCCAGCCTCGACAATTGCAGGATGTGACCACCGAGCTGTTGCAACTGGGCAAGCTTACGGGGCATGACGCAGAAGCTAAAAAAGCAGCAACTGCTTACCAACAGCAACTGCAAGCTATCCGGCAGCAAAATGTGGATAAAACACCGGTAAAGGTCTTCTATCAGTTATGGTCGAATCCATTGATGACGGTGGCAAAAGGAAGCTGGATGCAGCAGCTGCTAGAGGTCTGTCATGGAGAAAACGTGTTTGCTGATGCTGTCACCGCTTATCCGCAGGTGAGTCTTGAAGCGGTGCTGTTACGCCAGCCACAGGTGATTATTCGCACTGCCGAAGCAGGTAATCCGCAGACTGTTAACTGGCAGCAATGGCCCGAAATCCCTGCAGTCAAGCACAAGCAAATTTACACTATTGATGCGGATTTACTGCAGCGGCCAACACCGCGGCTGATCAATGGATTAGAAAAGCTGTGTAGTGTACTGGATAAAGTTCGATAA
- a CDS encoding CsgG/HfaB family protein: MKKGVFFGSTAIVVILLSGCNITQQLNNSISYIANAFSSPKVPVSYMKPANIAGAEEMHRIAVMEQRNDGTVSFVESNLTGIRVNSIPYFTLVDRSTLDKIIKEQKFSDGMLANSATRVKFGKLSGADTIVSGILSASVSSTNYSKEVSKCSDSKCKNSYETTISCTKRTGVAVFEPKAVSVETGQILFSKNYTRSVDSESCTGEGDALLSENELKGRAFALIADDFKEDVAPHIFTVNVELFESDDSDMNDTAEKYFDIAVELAEKNRIDNACSMFAKAQGEYASSVALAYNNGVCAEYSGDLEKAEAFYSNAETLTQDVDKLKYIMDGEDRLKVRNSDIKVLSQLSGAGRI, encoded by the coding sequence ATGAAGAAAGGAGTCTTCTTTGGCTCAACTGCCATTGTTGTTATTTTACTATCTGGTTGTAATATTACCCAGCAATTAAATAATAGTATCAGTTACATTGCTAATGCTTTCAGTTCCCCAAAAGTTCCAGTTTCATATATGAAACCAGCAAATATTGCTGGAGCGGAAGAAATGCATCGGATTGCAGTTATGGAACAGAGAAATGATGGAACAGTCTCATTTGTTGAGAGTAATCTCACTGGCATACGTGTTAATTCTATTCCCTATTTTACATTAGTTGATCGTTCCACTCTCGATAAAATAATTAAAGAACAAAAGTTCAGCGATGGTATGTTAGCTAATAGTGCCACCCGAGTGAAATTTGGCAAACTAAGTGGTGCTGATACAATAGTATCTGGAATTTTAAGCGCGTCAGTTAGCTCCACAAATTACTCTAAAGAAGTTTCGAAATGCTCAGATAGTAAATGCAAAAATTCATATGAAACAACAATTAGTTGTACTAAACGTACAGGTGTGGCTGTATTTGAACCAAAAGCTGTTTCTGTTGAAACTGGACAAATTTTGTTCTCAAAAAATTATACACGTTCAGTTGACAGTGAAAGTTGTACTGGTGAGGGCGATGCGTTATTGTCAGAAAATGAGCTAAAAGGCAGAGCATTTGCGTTAATTGCAGATGATTTTAAAGAAGATGTTGCACCTCACATATTCACAGTTAACGTCGAACTATTTGAGTCTGATGATTCAGATATGAATGATACAGCTGAAAAATATTTTGATATAGCTGTTGAATTGGCAGAAAAAAATCGTATTGATAACGCTTGCAGTATGTTTGCTAAAGCTCAGGGCGAATATGCTTCATCAGTTGCACTTGCTTATAATAATGGCGTTTGCGCTGAATATAGTGGTGACTTAGAAAAGGCCGAGGCTTTTTATAGTAATGCAGAAACGCTAACTCAAGATGTAGATAAACTTAAGTATATAATGGACGGCGAGGATAGACTTAAGGTACGTAATTCTGATATTAAAGTTTTAAGTCAACTCAGTGGCGCTGGTCGTATTTAA
- a CDS encoding ETEC_3214 domain-containing protein codes for MSGKRLEHEIGGVESVSQSHQKERWSTKLYRWIMFLAFLLMGLGNWVDTKSLLTEGYDVFVANFTNWTEERTIGGIDVGNYLQYTEQKIGMPQVVKTSSIDSIYEYRYYKKPKFLLTLIVKGERIEALIVHALPFNNHFINGFNPKVPFSSFSLNYDSILVISNNSNEYFYDDQNLMYFMMDNQLGSNYMNLHLLSGFSEYGRAQIEEQKKLVELDSAEMLDDTSKAVPLVKSLAQTPATFYAISELDGKYVADALLTRFEFNAYF; via the coding sequence ATGTCCGGTAAACGGTTAGAGCATGAAATTGGAGGCGTTGAAAGTGTTAGTCAAAGTCATCAAAAGGAAAGATGGTCGACAAAATTATATCGATGGATCATGTTTCTAGCCTTTTTATTAATGGGTTTAGGAAATTGGGTAGACACAAAATCATTATTGACAGAGGGGTATGATGTCTTTGTCGCAAATTTTACTAATTGGACTGAAGAACGTACCATTGGTGGAATTGATGTGGGAAATTACCTTCAATATACTGAACAAAAAATTGGTATGCCACAAGTGGTAAAAACCTCATCCATTGATAGTATCTATGAGTACCGGTATTATAAAAAGCCGAAATTTCTTCTAACCCTTATTGTAAAGGGAGAGAGAATTGAAGCATTAATAGTACATGCCTTACCATTTAATAATCATTTTATAAATGGTTTTAATCCAAAAGTACCATTTAGTTCTTTTTCGCTTAACTACGACAGTATCTTGGTCATATCTAATAACAGTAATGAATATTTTTATGACGATCAAAATTTAATGTATTTCATGATGGACAATCAGCTAGGAAGTAACTATATGAATTTACATTTACTTTCAGGCTTTAGTGAATATGGGCGAGCGCAGATTGAGGAGCAAAAGAAGTTAGTAGAGCTAGATTCGGCTGAAATGCTGGATGATACATCTAAAGCTGTACCTTTAGTTAAATCACTTGCACAGACACCAGCGACATTTTATGCCATTTCAGAATTGGATGGAAAATATGTGGCAGATGCATTATTGACGAGATTTGAGTTCAACGCTTATTTTTAG
- a CDS encoding transglycosylase SLT domain-containing protein: MRSIWIFITVLFLPHELMAEEGFAEFKSDYRYQLSQFSKQQVNEYQEFREQYLAEYDAFRQQLMQHWSEPVQSSPRERVIYSKDLQTRIRIDDMAKTVKIEYLTDHLVDKEKILQSLEKDENTAREVQFLSPASMVSSTIPELNSQQPLSKQKLNLIVQIDNQYQQSMAAIDSSEATPQQVKQEKMQLQSETNVRKQKLQSQLDLMNKKSLTYKHIQSQTLLLPNDYDYKKAKPFLKSYQEKVKTYGLSLPLLLAITQTESAYDPHATSHIPAFGLMQIVPASAGVDVAKKIYQIDTPPTANDLYHPKTNIDYGAGYLAILWRQYLGGITDEVSRKYCVIAAYNTGAGNVARVFNSKGSRSLKQAMFEINKLTPQQVYDRLEQRLPYDETKFYLKKVCALDNRYQSAIKNWSL, from the coding sequence ATGCGTAGCATATGGATATTCATAACAGTATTGTTTTTGCCACATGAACTAATGGCTGAAGAGGGCTTTGCTGAATTTAAAAGCGATTACCGGTATCAGCTCTCGCAGTTTTCGAAGCAACAAGTAAATGAATATCAGGAATTTAGAGAGCAATATCTTGCCGAATATGATGCGTTTCGCCAGCAATTAATGCAACATTGGTCTGAACCTGTTCAATCGTCTCCTCGAGAGCGTGTTATTTATAGCAAGGATCTTCAAACTCGTATCCGCATAGATGATATGGCCAAAACGGTTAAAATTGAGTATCTAACCGATCATTTAGTTGATAAAGAAAAGATTTTGCAGTCATTAGAAAAAGATGAAAATACTGCGCGAGAGGTACAGTTTTTATCTCCTGCTTCAATGGTATCAAGTACAATACCAGAGTTAAATTCACAGCAACCATTATCAAAGCAAAAATTAAATTTAATAGTGCAGATCGATAATCAGTATCAGCAATCGATGGCTGCGATAGATAGTAGTGAGGCGACTCCTCAGCAAGTAAAGCAGGAAAAAATGCAGTTGCAATCAGAAACAAATGTTCGTAAACAAAAGTTGCAAAGCCAATTAGATTTAATGAATAAAAAATCCCTCACCTATAAACATATTCAATCACAAACATTGCTTTTACCAAATGATTATGACTATAAAAAAGCCAAACCCTTTTTGAAAAGTTATCAAGAAAAAGTGAAAACTTATGGTTTATCATTACCATTATTATTGGCAATAACTCAAACGGAATCAGCATACGACCCACACGCAACATCTCATATCCCTGCGTTTGGACTCATGCAAATCGTGCCAGCTTCTGCTGGAGTGGATGTTGCAAAAAAAATCTATCAAATTGATACACCGCCAACTGCTAATGATTTGTATCACCCAAAAACTAATATTGACTACGGTGCTGGATATCTTGCCATTCTATGGAGACAGTATCTTGGGGGAATTACTGATGAGGTGAGTAGAAAATACTGTGTTATTGCTGCTTATAATACCGGTGCTGGTAATGTGGCTCGAGTATTCAATAGCAAAGGTAGTCGAAGTTTGAAACAAGCCATGTTTGAGATTAATAAATTAACTCCTCAACAGGTATATGATCGTCTAGAACAACGGTTGCCTTATGATGAAACGAAATTTTATTTAAAAAAGGTTTGCGCGCTGGATAATCGTTATCAATCAGCTATAAAGAATTGGTCGCTTTAA